DNA sequence from the Bacillus pumilus genome:
TTCACGATTGCAGGGCATAGAGGATATAGAGGCGACCGGCTTTTCAGGCAGCTGCCAGAGGTGCCGAAGGGAGAAAAAGTCGTCTTACATCATCAAGCGGAAACATATGAATATAAAATTGTCAGCTCAGCTACGATTGAACCGACGGATGTTGATGTACTAAAGGATCGCGGGAAAAATGAACTGACATTGATCACTTGTACTCTTGATGGTCAGAAACGATTTGTCTTAAAAGGAATACGAATCAATGCTTCAAAGGGTGAGCAACCGTCGGATGTATAACACCAACATAATAGATGATGGATACGATGGAAAAGCAACGCTCACGATCGACATGTTACACCAATTGTTATCAGAGCATTATCCAACATTAAAAAACGAACGTTGGGATGTTGATGTAGATACAATTCGGACTTCGCCTATTCTTCATCCTATATTAAAAAGAAAGCTTCCAATTGGTATCGAAAAATTCACCTGTGTGTTGTTTACGCAGCAGACACCAGCTTTTGGAGAACCTTTGATAGTGTACTTTTTATTAGATGAGAAAGGCGAATCGATTTACGCAATGGATCTCTTGCTCGAGCAGCATGATCCACATTAAACGAGAACTAAAAAAGGAAGGGGCTTTGACTCCCTTCCTTTTTTGTCATTCAATTACGCAAATAACTTCAGCCCAACGACGCCAATCACAATCAGCAGCAAGCTGAGTATACGAATCATGTTTTTCGGCTCTTTAAATAGAATCATATTAAACAAGACAGAGCCCGCCGTTCCAAGTCCAATCCAGACCGTATAGGCAACGGATACTTGAACGGAAGAGAACGAAGCGTATAAAAACAAAAAGGATAACGCAAATCCGCCGACAAATAAAATACCTGTCGTGATTTGCTTTTTCTTACTAAACATATTGAGGCCAATGGTTCCGCCGATTTCGCAGGCAGAGGCTAATAGTACAAAAAACCAGCCCATTTATACCGCTTCTCCTTTCTGCTCATGTGCATCTCCATCAGACACTTTCAGTCCAATAATGCCGAGAATTAAAATGCCCATAAATAAGAGCTTTTCTAATGAAAACGAACCGCCGAACAGCGCGTAATCCATCAAAGACGTACCAATCGTTCCAACTCCGGCAAACACGGCGTACACGGTCCCTGTCGGCAGCTTCTCGCAGGCTTTCATTAAAAAATAAAAATCAACCGGGATCAAGCAAATAATGATCGCCCACTCCCACACCGCATCAGCTCTATTTAAACCAAACACCCAAAGTAATTCGAATAAACAAGTGAGTGCGACATACATCCAGCTTTTTTTCATCGTATTTCCTCCTAAAACTGACGATTCGTCATTTTGAAACCAAAAAAGAGCGTACAGCAAGTGCTGTACTCAGATTGTCGACAAAGGGCTAAAATGAACTTTATTTTAGCCCTTTGTCTTCTTTTCAGCGTGATAGAAAACCTTTGCAGTCTAGGAAGGACGAGTACTGGCGCGGAGCGAATTTGACATTCGTGAGCACCAGCACGCAGGACTGACACCGAATGCGAGGGTTTGTCTACACGCCGTACAGCAAGTGCTGTACTAAGTTAAGGTGTCTCTATGCCAAGTGCGTAAAGAAGAAATTGTTTCACTTCTCGCTTTTGAATCAGAACCTCTTCTGTATCTGTTTCTGTAAATAAGTACATTTGCTCAGCAGACGATTCAAGTAAACCAATAATGAATTTGGCTGCATATTGACAGTTCAAATTCGCACGGACCCTTTTGTCCTGCTTTGCTTTTTCTAAAAAAGCAGCGACCCATTTGTAAATCGGCTCATAAATATCTTCCCATTCCTTTAAATGCTCCGTGGCAGCTAAACCTGAGTAGGTTAGAGCAAGGACGTCACGATATTGTCTTGTAAA
Encoded proteins:
- a CDS encoding TetR family transcriptional regulator; translation: MSKREKIMLAAIDAFKEKGIEKTTISDIVKAAGVAQGTYYLYFPSKLSVMPAIAEHLISQMVPAIEKELTQHADVLDQADALVEFIFSFTRQYRDVLALTYSGLAATEHLKEWEDIYEPIYKWVAAFLEKAKQDKRVRANLNCQYAAKFIIGLLESSAEQMYLFTETDTEEVLIQKREVKQFLLYALGIETP
- a CDS encoding DMT family transporter — its product is MGWFFVLLASACEIGGTIGLNMFSKKKQITTGILFVGGFALSFLFLYASFSSVQVSVAYTVWIGLGTAGSVLFNMILFKEPKNMIRILSLLLIVIGVVGLKLFA
- a CDS encoding DMT family transporter, with protein sequence MKKSWMYVALTCLFELLWVFGLNRADAVWEWAIIICLIPVDFYFLMKACEKLPTGTVYAVFAGVGTIGTSLMDYALFGGSFSLEKLLFMGILILGIIGLKVSDGDAHEQKGEAV